A genomic segment from Synergistaceae bacterium encodes:
- the upp gene encoding uracil phosphoribosyltransferase, which translates to MKIALGCDHAGYVLKDAVVNFLNSHEIEILDMGAYEYNKDDDYSDPAFKVAGTILDEETDAGILLCGTGFGISIAANKIPGIRAVACHTVQDAKMAKAHNNINVLAMGGNVTKPEDVPEIIKTWLDTPFEGGRHLRRINKIAKAEKATLTVMHQGGGKVVIFNHPLVQHKVGIIRDVNTSVKQFRELLNEITGLMVYEITRNLPLTDKEVTTPVAKTTVKTLEGKKLAIVPVLRAGLGMVDGVLQLVPNAKVGHIGLYRDPATLEPVEYYCKLPFDIEEREIFVLDPMLATGGSSSAAISLIKKRGGRKISLVCLIGAPEGIERINKDHPDVSIFIAALDSHLNDHGYIVPGLGDAGDRLFGTK; encoded by the coding sequence ATGAAAATTGCACTTGGCTGCGACCACGCAGGTTATGTCTTGAAAGATGCAGTTGTGAATTTCTTGAACTCTCATGAAATCGAAATATTAGACATGGGAGCCTATGAATACAATAAAGACGACGACTACAGCGACCCAGCTTTTAAAGTCGCCGGGACAATCTTAGACGAGGAAACCGACGCAGGTATTTTATTATGCGGTACAGGTTTCGGAATATCAATCGCCGCTAACAAAATTCCGGGAATCAGAGCCGTTGCATGTCATACCGTTCAAGACGCAAAAATGGCAAAAGCGCACAATAATATTAACGTCCTCGCTATGGGAGGCAATGTAACTAAGCCCGAAGACGTACCGGAAATTATAAAAACGTGGCTCGATACTCCTTTCGAGGGAGGCAGACACTTAAGACGCATAAATAAAATCGCTAAGGCCGAGAAAGCTACTTTAACAGTTATGCATCAGGGCGGAGGCAAGGTCGTTATATTCAATCATCCGTTAGTACAACACAAAGTCGGAATAATCAGAGACGTTAACACCAGCGTCAAACAATTTAGAGAACTCCTCAACGAGATTACAGGCTTGATGGTCTATGAAATCACGCGAAATCTTCCATTAACAGACAAAGAAGTAACTACACCCGTAGCAAAAACTACTGTTAAGACTCTCGAAGGCAAAAAATTAGCTATCGTTCCCGTTTTGAGAGCAGGACTCGGAATGGTCGACGGAGTTTTGCAGCTCGTACCAAATGCTAAAGTCGGCCACATAGGTTTATATAGGGATCCTGCAACACTTGAACCGGTCGAATATTATTGCAAGCTCCCATTTGATATTGAAGAACGCGAAATTTTTGTGTTAGATCCTATGCTTGCAACGGGCGGAAGTTCAAGCGCTGCTATCTCACTCATCAAGAAAAGGGGAGGCCGTAAAATTTCACTTGTCTGCTTAATCGGCGCACCTGAAGGAATCGAACGCATAAATAAAGATCATCCGGATGTCTCTATTTTTATTGCTGCGTTAGACTCGCATTTGAACGATCACGGCTATATCGTACCCGGACTCGGTGATGCCGGCGACAGATTATTTGGGACTAAATAA
- the murA gene encoding UDP-N-acetylglucosamine 1-carboxyvinyltransferase, producing the protein MKITGGIPLNGTIKTQGAKNAALPVMAVALLLKGGTLTLDNVPDLYDIHSMMDILKTLGVEIEYTHDGKNSQAIFRVPDELKWEVPESLARKMRASSLMLGPLLANCGRVSLPLPGGCSIGARPIDLHLKGLKQMGAEIDIKDGVVHARVKGRLRGRRIYLDFPSVGATENLMMAASLASGETIIENIAREPEIDNLAATLRCVGVPVDLEGVGTVRIKGIDKAHSGREKVIPDRIEACTYILAGVMTNGHIKVEDVVPSHIDAILAKLEEARAKFAVKKNVIEIFPAKRLHPVTIKTLPYPGFPTDSQPQMAAALSLAAGVSTIEESVFQARFLYAQELNRMGANIQISREVAIIRGVENLHGAAVKATDLRAGAALIIAGLAAKGETRVEDMTHVWRGYEAIDKKLTDLGAKVELM; encoded by the coding sequence ATGAAAATTACCGGCGGAATCCCGTTAAACGGCACAATAAAGACTCAGGGTGCGAAAAATGCTGCTCTGCCGGTCATGGCTGTTGCTTTGCTGCTCAAGGGCGGGACTCTGACTCTTGATAATGTGCCTGATTTATATGATATTCATTCAATGATGGACATATTAAAGACTCTCGGCGTTGAAATTGAATATACTCATGACGGCAAAAACTCGCAGGCAATTTTTAGAGTCCCCGACGAGCTTAAATGGGAAGTCCCCGAATCTCTTGCGCGAAAAATGCGGGCTTCTTCTCTCATGTTAGGGCCGTTACTTGCTAATTGCGGGAGAGTCTCTTTACCTTTGCCGGGCGGTTGTTCGATCGGAGCAAGACCCATTGATTTACACCTTAAGGGACTCAAGCAAATGGGCGCAGAAATTGATATTAAAGACGGAGTCGTTCATGCACGAGTCAAAGGCAGATTGCGCGGACGAAGAATTTATTTAGATTTCCCCTCAGTAGGAGCAACTGAAAATTTAATGATGGCTGCGTCTCTTGCGTCGGGTGAAACTATAATTGAAAATATCGCGCGTGAACCCGAAATTGATAACTTGGCCGCGACTCTCAGGTGTGTAGGCGTTCCTGTCGATCTTGAAGGAGTCGGCACTGTCAGAATCAAGGGAATCGATAAAGCCCATTCAGGCCGCGAAAAAGTTATACCCGACAGAATCGAGGCATGTACTTATATTCTTGCAGGAGTCATGACTAATGGACATATAAAAGTTGAAGATGTTGTCCCGTCGCATATTGATGCAATTCTCGCAAAACTTGAGGAAGCGCGCGCAAAATTTGCAGTCAAGAAAAATGTTATAGAGATTTTTCCCGCTAAACGTCTTCACCCCGTAACGATTAAGACATTGCCTTATCCCGGATTCCCAACTGACTCGCAACCTCAAATGGCAGCAGCTTTATCACTCGCAGCAGGAGTCAGCACAATTGAAGAAAGCGTTTTTCAGGCGAGATTTCTATATGCTCAGGAATTGAATCGAATGGGCGCAAATATACAGATTTCGCGTGAGGTCGCAATAATAAGAGGGGTCGAAAATTTGCACGGTGCAGCAGTAAAAGCTACGGACTTAAGGGCAGGGGCTGCGCTGATAATTGCGGGACTGGCTGCTAAGGGTGAAACAAGAGTCGAAGATATGACTCACGTTTGGCGCGGTTATGAAGCTATTGACAAAAAATTAACTGATTTAGGAGCAAAAGTTGAACTCATGTGA
- the rpsO gene encoding 30S ribosomal protein S15, protein MIQKDKKQEVIAEYKTHEKDTGSPEVQVAILTERIRELTEHLKIHKKDFHSRRGLLKMVGSRRRLLRYLMNKDFNRYRSLIERLGLRH, encoded by the coding sequence ATGATCCAGAAGGACAAGAAACAAGAAGTAATTGCAGAGTACAAGACTCACGAGAAAGACACAGGTTCACCTGAAGTCCAAGTCGCAATCTTAACCGAAAGAATCCGCGAACTCACGGAACATTTGAAGATTCATAAGAAAGATTTTCACTCAAGACGCGGACTCTTAAAAATGGTCGGAAGCAGAAGAAGATTATTACGCTACTTGATGAACAAAGATTTTAACAGATATCGTTCATTAATTGAGCGTCTCGGACTCAGGCACTAA
- a CDS encoding Rpn family recombination-promoting nuclease/putative transposase: protein MSDKDMSEKTLFDYNDVFADIVNLYFALSGINRRVKPEELQNIRSRSIYKFGDDLHEQERDIVKLWKPEGIAICLIGLENQTDIDPDMPLRIFGYEGADYRGQLTDKENAPYFVLTIVLYYGTERRWTAPKNLFDRLNVPQEFRPFVNDCRVNVVELAWLTDEQAKMLGNDAYVVIDYLRQVRTKKHYDVPEEAEIKHVDELLKLLYAMTKEHKFEKVRQTLPEGENTMKYVKSFFEIEREAGRAEGLAEGLAKEIANLKEIAQRLLAEGMPPEKVAAITNLSDFSK, encoded by the coding sequence TTGTCAGATAAGGATATGAGCGAAAAAACTTTATTTGATTACAACGACGTATTTGCGGATATTGTAAATTTGTATTTTGCTTTGTCAGGAATAAACCGCAGAGTCAAACCTGAAGAACTGCAAAATATTCGTTCGCGTTCGATTTATAAATTTGGTGATGACCTGCACGAACAAGAGCGCGACATTGTAAAACTTTGGAAGCCTGAAGGAATAGCAATTTGTCTCATAGGGCTTGAGAATCAAACAGATATTGATCCTGATATGCCGCTGAGAATATTTGGTTATGAGGGTGCAGATTATCGCGGGCAGCTCACAGACAAAGAAAATGCGCCGTATTTTGTGTTAACGATAGTACTTTATTACGGGACTGAAAGACGTTGGACAGCACCGAAAAATTTATTCGATAGACTCAATGTTCCGCAAGAGTTTAGGCCGTTCGTGAATGATTGCCGAGTTAATGTCGTTGAGCTTGCGTGGCTGACTGATGAGCAGGCTAAAATGTTGGGTAATGATGCATATGTAGTAATAGATTATTTGCGTCAAGTCCGAACAAAGAAGCACTATGATGTGCCGGAAGAAGCAGAAATTAAACACGTTGATGAATTACTCAAGCTGCTTTATGCCATGACGAAAGAGCATAAATTTGAGAAAGTTCGTCAAACATTACCGGAAGGAGAAAATACTATGAAGTACGTAAAGAGTTTTTTTGAAATTGAGAGGGAAGCAGGACGTGCAGAAGGACTCGCAGAAGGACTTGCAAAAGAAATCGCTAACCTGAAAGAAATCGCACAACGTCTTTTAGCAGAAGGAATGCCGCCGGAAAAAGTTGCAGCCATTACAAATTTATCTGACTTTAGCAAATAA
- a CDS encoding undecaprenyl/decaprenyl-phosphate alpha-N-acetylglucosaminyl 1-phosphate transferase, with the protein MPATDYLGLNKLPDIDVEALIFLIIGFFWGGFTAPVSIKLAGIYGIIDIPDARKIHKGKMPRGAGLGLWMGYLLISVIMSESMPELRFIATGATIIFFCGYLDDMCSLSPFLRLGLHFIAASIVVLPLGLPLTITIISLVWLAGVTSAYNLIDGMNGLCISMFIASSGALYILGKSYAGIYMGAMALGVLCWNFPAAQTFLGDGGSTLLGYLFASHFLKNAMPNLINAKFTDILLLLILFGGIPVIDTTIAFTRRILSGKSPFYPDKKHMHHILISLTGSNVITVSILLLLQVLTLAGGLSVYFRLIGQ; encoded by the coding sequence ATGCCGGCGACAGATTATTTGGGACTAAATAAATTGCCTGATATTGACGTTGAAGCATTAATTTTCCTGATAATCGGCTTTTTCTGGGGGGGCTTCACTGCTCCCGTTTCGATTAAGCTCGCAGGAATTTACGGAATTATTGACATTCCTGACGCTAGAAAGATTCACAAAGGTAAAATGCCTCGCGGTGCCGGTCTTGGCTTGTGGATGGGTTATTTGCTAATATCTGTGATAATGTCCGAGTCAATGCCTGAACTAAGATTTATTGCAACAGGAGCGACAATTATATTTTTCTGCGGTTATCTTGATGACATGTGCTCGCTGAGTCCTTTTTTGCGGCTCGGTCTGCACTTTATCGCAGCTTCTATTGTTGTGCTGCCTTTGGGACTTCCTTTAACTATCACAATTATTTCTCTCGTGTGGCTTGCAGGAGTTACAAGCGCATATAACTTAATTGACGGAATGAACGGTTTATGTATCTCGATGTTTATTGCGTCGTCGGGAGCTTTGTACATTCTCGGAAAATCTTACGCGGGGATTTATATGGGAGCTATGGCACTTGGAGTCTTATGCTGGAATTTTCCGGCGGCACAAACTTTTTTAGGCGATGGAGGCAGCACGTTATTAGGTTATTTATTTGCGTCTCACTTCCTGAAAAACGCTATGCCGAATTTAATCAACGCAAAATTTACGGATATTTTGTTATTGCTGATTCTATTCGGAGGGATTCCCGTTATTGATACTACTATAGCATTCACTAGGCGCATACTTTCGGGAAAATCACCGTTTTATCCCGATAAAAAGCATATGCATCATATTTTAATTTCGCTGACAGGTTCAAATGTCATAACAGTGAGTATATTGTTATTGCTGCAGGTTCTCACGTTGGCAGGAGGACTCAGCGTTTATTTCAGGCTGATAGGACAATGA
- a CDS encoding thiamine diphosphokinase — translation MSRCVIVGGAEIKNYALIRKYLLPDDYFIYCDCGLKHVDSLGFAPDLIIGDFDSHSKPENLNNVIVLPVIKDDTDSIFAVKEAIKRGYENFLLIGVTGGRLDHTLGNIYALMMLKNAGRHAIIIDDYSESELISSGERVRVKYGCKFFSLINISGTAKGIDIKNAKYNLDNAEIFPEYQYGISNEVLSPDTDAEIFLREGNLLLIRVRH, via the coding sequence ATGAGTCGCTGCGTAATAGTAGGCGGTGCAGAGATAAAAAATTATGCTCTGATTCGTAAATATTTGCTTCCTGACGACTATTTTATTTATTGCGACTGCGGACTAAAGCACGTTGACTCGCTGGGATTTGCACCTGATTTAATTATCGGTGATTTTGACTCGCACTCCAAGCCCGAAAATTTGAATAATGTCATAGTCCTTCCCGTAATAAAAGATGACACAGACTCAATTTTTGCCGTCAAAGAAGCAATTAAACGGGGCTATGAAAATTTTTTATTAATCGGCGTTACAGGCGGAAGACTCGATCACACTTTAGGGAACATTTACGCGCTCATGATGTTAAAGAACGCAGGCAGGCACGCAATTATTATAGACGATTACTCAGAGAGCGAATTAATTTCATCAGGTGAACGAGTCAGAGTCAAATATGGCTGTAAATTTTTTTCGCTGATAAATATTTCAGGAACAGCAAAGGGAATTGACATCAAGAACGCAAAATATAATCTCGACAACGCCGAAATTTTTCCTGAATATCAATACGGAATAAGCAACGAAGTATTAAGCCCTGACACTGACGCAGAAATTTTTTTACGCGAAGGAAATTTATTGTTGATTCGTGTTCGTCATTAA
- a CDS encoding uracil-DNA glycosylase → MMNTEFNSAWESLYEQIRACTKCDLCKSRTQTVIGCGPRENFKFVIIGEAPGEDEDKQGIPFVGKSGQLLNKILERANIDRDSIYIMNVVKCRPEGNRTPSIKEIISCSDFREAQLLLLQPSIIVTMGNPATQSILGTAKGITGLRGNWVEWRGVQIMPTFHPSYLLRQNPDEYQRLANVVYRDFLAVKARLESTK, encoded by the coding sequence ATCATGAATACAGAATTTAATTCAGCGTGGGAATCATTATACGAACAAATTAGAGCCTGCACTAAATGCGATTTATGCAAGTCAAGGACTCAAACTGTCATAGGCTGCGGGCCGAGAGAAAATTTTAAGTTCGTCATAATCGGTGAAGCTCCCGGAGAAGACGAAGACAAACAGGGGATTCCATTTGTAGGGAAGTCCGGCCAATTGTTAAATAAAATTCTCGAACGCGCAAATATTGACAGAGATTCAATTTATATAATGAACGTCGTTAAGTGCAGACCCGAAGGCAACAGAACACCGAGCATTAAAGAAATTATTTCATGCAGCGATTTTCGGGAAGCTCAGTTATTATTATTGCAGCCTTCAATTATTGTAACGATGGGAAATCCCGCGACTCAATCAATTTTAGGCACAGCAAAAGGCATAACAGGACTTAGGGGCAATTGGGTAGAGTGGCGCGGAGTTCAAATCATGCCGACATTTCACCCAAGCTATTTATTACGGCAAAATCCCGACGAATATCAAAGACTCGCAAATGTAGTCTACAGAGATTTTCTAGCAGTTAAAGCAAGACTCGAATCTACGAAATAA
- a CDS encoding phosphatidate cytidylyltransferase has product MAGLRVDKELRLRTFSSIIIAGLVIFAIYTGGMFWKILASFIALVSLAEYYRLLGRLEGVRLSPGVGYIFSLIFLIASMRENPQPIVLAMILSLCVCVVLMLEIFRRQSTRTSYAISNTGGIISGVLYITVPWTCMIMLRDYIVGRDMLMTLFICTWGCDVGAYIGGKTFGTVKLCPHVSEGKTVQGFVAGIIGSLIADAGAIYFFGLPTYPTILIGFICGFAGQIGDLAESLIKREAGQKDSGRLIPGHGGMLDRFDSILFNALLTYLTLRVIL; this is encoded by the coding sequence ATGGCGGGCTTAAGAGTTGATAAAGAATTGCGTTTGCGGACGTTCAGCAGCATTATAATAGCGGGACTCGTTATATTTGCGATTTATACGGGCGGAATGTTTTGGAAAATTTTAGCGTCGTTTATTGCTCTTGTCTCGCTTGCTGAATATTATAGACTGCTGGGAAGGCTTGAAGGCGTGCGACTCTCTCCGGGTGTGGGATATATTTTTTCTTTGATATTCTTGATAGCTTCAATGAGAGAAAATCCGCAGCCGATTGTGTTAGCTATGATTCTTTCTTTGTGCGTGTGCGTTGTATTAATGCTTGAAATTTTTCGCCGTCAGTCAACTCGAACAAGTTACGCAATTTCTAATACGGGCGGGATAATTTCCGGAGTGCTTTATATTACAGTTCCATGGACGTGTATGATTATGCTTCGTGATTATATCGTAGGGCGCGACATGCTGATGACACTTTTTATCTGCACATGGGGCTGTGATGTAGGAGCTTATATCGGCGGAAAAACTTTCGGAACTGTCAAATTATGTCCTCATGTAAGCGAAGGGAAAACAGTTCAAGGCTTTGTCGCTGGTATAATCGGAAGTCTTATAGCAGACGCAGGAGCAATTTATTTTTTCGGGCTGCCGACTTATCCTACGATTTTAATAGGATTCATATGCGGTTTTGCAGGTCAGATCGGAGACTTGGCCGAGTCATTAATAAAGCGTGAAGCAGGACAGAAAGACTCAGGGCGATTAATTCCAGGTCATGGCGGAATGTTAGACCGTTTCGACAGTATTTTATTTAACGCGCTGTTGACTTATTTAACATTAAGGGTGATTCTATGA
- a CDS encoding 1-deoxy-D-xylulose-5-phosphate reductoisomerase, producing MINLAIIGATGSVGSSVMSVCESWPDKICVKAIAANSRSDKLLTLAKKFNVPKVYVYQESGQAGLEEIANDPEINHIVFSSSGTDAIKALCSALKAGKNVSLANKESIVVAGKWVMPLIKNPEQLRPVDSEHNAIWQCLHGENKKFVRKIFLTASGGPFRNYTSEQLKNVTPEMALNHPVWNMGAKITIDSATLMNKGIELIEAMFLFGLDSNQVDAFISPGSFVHGLIEFEDGSVKLLAAEPDMKLPAASAIFWPERFFPCESFKRPDFVSHEIKFFEIDESRFPAMRIAKEVMRTKKAAPAVLVGADEVAVNLFMSGKIRFVDIPALVEETLNNCDLSEPASLDDAIEVLNLARIKAREIAGKFPLV from the coding sequence ATGATTAATTTAGCGATAATCGGAGCTACCGGCAGTGTAGGAAGTTCTGTAATGTCAGTGTGCGAGTCTTGGCCCGATAAAATTTGCGTGAAAGCTATTGCAGCTAATTCGAGATCTGATAAATTATTGACTCTCGCGAAAAAATTTAACGTACCAAAAGTTTATGTCTATCAAGAGTCAGGACAGGCAGGACTTGAGGAAATTGCGAACGATCCCGAAATAAATCATATAGTTTTCTCATCGTCGGGAACTGACGCGATTAAAGCTCTTTGCAGTGCACTCAAGGCCGGGAAAAATGTATCTCTCGCAAACAAAGAAAGTATTGTAGTCGCGGGAAAATGGGTCATGCCGTTAATAAAGAATCCCGAACAATTACGCCCTGTCGATAGTGAACATAATGCAATCTGGCAATGTCTTCACGGAGAAAATAAAAAGTTTGTCAGAAAAATTTTTCTCACAGCGTCAGGAGGCCCCTTCAGAAATTACACGAGCGAGCAATTAAAAAATGTTACACCCGAAATGGCGTTAAATCATCCTGTTTGGAATATGGGCGCAAAAATTACGATTGACAGTGCGACTCTCATGAATAAGGGCATAGAATTAATTGAAGCTATGTTCTTGTTCGGACTTGATTCTAATCAGGTTGACGCGTTTATATCGCCGGGGTCATTTGTGCATGGGTTAATAGAATTTGAAGACGGAAGCGTTAAATTATTGGCTGCTGAACCTGATATGAAGTTGCCTGCTGCGTCCGCTATTTTCTGGCCTGAAAGATTTTTCCCGTGTGAAAGTTTTAAGCGGCCTGACTTTGTTTCGCACGAGATAAAATTTTTTGAGATCGACGAGTCAAGATTCCCCGCAATGAGAATCGCAAAAGAAGTTATGCGCACGAAAAAAGCTGCTCCGGCTGTGCTTGTCGGTGCTGATGAAGTTGCAGTAAATTTATTTATGTCCGGGAAAATTAGATTTGTTGACATTCCTGCATTGGTTGAAGAGACGTTAAATAATTGCGACTTGAGCGAACCTGCGAGTCTTGATGATGCTATAGAAGTTCTTAATCTTGCGAGAATAAAGGCGCGCGAGATTGCCGGAAAATTTCCCCTCGTTTAA
- the rpmE gene encoding 50S ribosomal protein L31 — protein MKEKIHPDYQECKVTCACGNTFTTRSTMKEIRVGVCSACHPFYSGKKGRVLTEAGRLEKFQKKYQGINYGQKTDV, from the coding sequence ATGAAAGAAAAAATTCATCCTGACTATCAGGAATGCAAAGTTACATGTGCGTGCGGAAATACTTTTACAACACGTTCAACAATGAAGGAAATCAGAGTCGGAGTCTGTTCAGCGTGCCACCCGTTTTATTCCGGCAAGAAGGGCAGAGTCTTAACTGAAGCAGGCCGCCTTGAGAAATTCCAGAAAAAATATCAGGGCATCAACTACGGACAGAAAACGGACGTATAA
- the wecB gene encoding UDP-N-acetylglucosamine 2-epimerase (non-hydrolyzing) — MRKIICIIGTRPEAIKMAPVIQELKQDENFCVKTLATGQHTDMLRQALDDFGIKSDYDMNIMRARQTLDYITSSVLNGVGEILDSDSQNMILVHGDTSTTFAAALAGFYRHIPVGHVEAGLRSHNLSLPFPEEANRVLTDRIANLFFAPTKGDADNLINEGVPREKIFITGNTVIDALYKILAKQVSQPSYMQKINDRPLILMTAHRRESWGETLKGICAGVIDIIRARPDVIFLIPLHKNPIVREVIRECLKDYGENVIFTEPLNYPEFVNAMNKSKFILSDSGGVQEEASAINKPVLIMRTLSERPEAVNHGTCILVGTKRDSIREESLKLLNDSDYMSQILAKNIMPFGNGTASQKIHEAINNFFTKEAERT; from the coding sequence ATGAGAAAAATTATTTGCATAATCGGCACACGGCCAGAAGCTATAAAAATGGCTCCAGTGATTCAGGAGTTAAAGCAGGACGAAAATTTTTGCGTCAAGACACTTGCAACCGGACAGCATACGGACATGTTGAGACAGGCTTTAGACGATTTCGGCATTAAATCAGATTATGACATGAACATAATGAGAGCACGTCAGACTCTTGATTATATTACTTCAAGCGTGTTAAACGGTGTCGGTGAAATTCTTGACTCTGATTCGCAAAATATGATACTTGTACACGGCGACACTTCGACAACTTTTGCGGCGGCATTGGCTGGCTTTTATCGTCATATACCGGTCGGACACGTCGAAGCAGGACTCAGAAGCCATAATTTGAGTCTCCCGTTCCCAGAAGAAGCAAATAGAGTCTTGACTGACAGAATCGCAAATTTATTCTTTGCACCCACTAAGGGCGACGCGGATAATTTAATAAATGAAGGAGTCCCGCGCGAAAAAATTTTTATCACCGGAAATACTGTAATTGATGCACTCTATAAAATTTTAGCTAAACAAGTGAGTCAGCCTTCCTACATGCAAAAAATTAATGACCGGCCTTTAATCTTGATGACAGCACACAGGCGCGAGTCATGGGGTGAGACTCTCAAGGGCATTTGCGCAGGAGTTATTGATATTATTCGTGCGAGACCTGATGTAATTTTCCTGATTCCATTGCATAAGAATCCAATAGTGCGCGAAGTTATTAGAGAGTGCTTAAAGGATTACGGCGAAAATGTAATTTTTACAGAACCGTTGAATTATCCCGAATTTGTTAATGCTATGAACAAGAGCAAATTTATTTTGTCCGACAGCGGGGGAGTCCAAGAAGAAGCAAGCGCAATCAATAAACCGGTTTTAATCATGCGCACATTGTCAGAACGTCCCGAAGCAGTTAATCACGGAACTTGTATATTAGTCGGCACAAAACGCGACTCAATCCGCGAAGAGTCATTAAAGCTGTTAAATGATTCTGATTATATGAGTCAGATTCTCGCAAAAAATATAATGCCGTTCGGAAATGGTACAGCTTCACAAAAGATTCATGAGGCAATAAATAATTTCTTCACAAAGGAGGCTGAACGAACATAG
- the uppS gene encoding di-trans,poly-cis-decaprenylcistransferase has product MTDTTERKPKHLAIILDGNGRWAKKRNLPRLMGHRAGLRKLEDMVRLVKREGIRYFSVYAFSTENWNRPLMEVTGLMSLFRYYIRRKVDEIKSEGARIRFCGRKDRLPEDLLKQMAWAEDYTADQKILDFIICINYGGRAEILDAINSLIESGHTGQVTEEDLRRHFYLPDVPDPDLIVRTSGELRLSNFWLWESAYSEYYFTDIHWPDFDEAELKKALSDYAGRERRYGGLKS; this is encoded by the coding sequence TTGACAGATACAACAGAACGAAAGCCTAAACACTTAGCAATTATACTTGACGGAAACGGACGCTGGGCAAAAAAAAGAAATCTACCGCGTTTAATGGGGCACCGTGCAGGACTGCGAAAACTTGAAGACATGGTCAGACTCGTAAAACGTGAAGGAATAAGATATTTTTCTGTTTACGCGTTCTCGACTGAAAATTGGAATCGGCCATTAATGGAAGTTACCGGCTTAATGAGTCTATTTCGTTATTACATACGCAGAAAAGTTGACGAGATAAAGTCAGAAGGCGCGAGAATAAGATTTTGCGGACGTAAAGACAGGCTCCCCGAAGATTTGTTAAAGCAAATGGCATGGGCGGAAGACTACACAGCAGATCAAAAAATTTTAGATTTCATTATATGCATTAATTACGGCGGACGTGCTGAAATTCTTGATGCAATTAATTCACTTATCGAATCAGGACACACCGGCCAAGTAACAGAAGAAGATTTGCGCAGACATTTTTATTTGCCTGATGTCCCCGATCCTGATTTAATAGTCAGAACAAGCGGCGAATTAAGACTCAGCAATTTTTGGTTATGGGAGAGCGCATACAGCGAATATTATTTTACTGACATACACTGGCCGGACTTTGACGAGGCGGAATTAAAGAAGGCTTTAAGCGATTACGCAGGGAGGGAGCGTCGTTATGGCGGGCTTAAGAGTTGA